In Mucilaginibacter sp. KACC 22063, the genomic stretch TAATTTCATTCTCGATGAATATCATGTCGAGATTAATGGTAAACAGATTTTTAAACCCTACAAAAATACATTCCAGGAAGAAAAGGTAACTTCAGAACTTATTGGGATTGAGTTTTTCCAGGTCCGCGATGATGATTCTGAATTACTGGCTTTGGGCTGGTGTGGTTTTAGGAACTTGAGCAATAATGTCCTACCGACAACTGTCAAAGAAAGAGGGCTGCGTTTACGTAAAAGTAACATAGCCCTAGGTGATGAAACGACCCTGAATCGTTTTTTTAAAATCGAGCGGACCAATTTGAGGTTTATTGGTGAATTACATATAATCAGCAATGGCTTTATTCCCAATGCAAGGCGCGACTATTTTAATGAAAACACCACTCTGCAAACTTTTGAAAAAAAACTTACGGAAATATTTTTGTCTGAAAATTGGGAGAATCGCTTAGCACAAACAGCTTCACAGTTACATAACCGCGTACAAGACATTAAGCGTTATCAAGCTGCTTCTCAACAGTATGAAGCAATGAAAGAAAAAGGTGCTTTTGAAGATGCGGCAGAAGAAAAAGTTTATGTTGATAGTATGCGTCAATCGCAACAGAAAGCGCAAAAAGCCATCAAGGCCATCAATAAAATCCAACAGAATACAGAAAAGGATAAAACTGTTGCAAAACTGTATGACAGCATCGTCGGCCAGGAGAACTTAGCTATACCTGACGGAGATGACATTGTTCTTAATACCTATGATCCACCGATTTTTAGAAAATTGAAAAAGAACGAACAAGATGTCGTGCGTGATATTTTTACCATAATAGAGGAAAACTTAAAACCCGAAGATGCCAAAAAATTAAAAAGGTTAATTCTTGAAAAGTACAATTAATTATGGCTAATATATTATTAATAGAGCCCAAGTACAAAAATAAATACCCGCCGATAGGTTTGATGAAAATCGCGACGTATCACCGGATGTTAGGTGATTCGGTCGAATTTTTTAAAGGCGATCTTTCGGACTTGGTCTTGGATAAATTAACCGACCAATGCTTGGACCAACTCAGCCAGATTTACGCGGATAGTGGTAAAAAAATATTGCACGCCGATACAAGAAATTACATTAAAACTAAAAGGATAGAGTTTATTGCCAGGATGCCTTTGGGTGATACTGAAGGCCAGTCTGTACAAATCATCAACTTGCTGGATAATTACGCGTCCATTT encodes the following:
- a CDS encoding ATP-binding protein, whose translation is MADDLKPHIGKRVIETLTSGMYDDSRFVFREYVQNAADQIDVAVETGVLAKKADGKISITIDVPGQKINVYDNATGISGKDVTKFLGDVANSQKDREKRKGFRGIGRLGGLGYCDKLIFETSFKNEDFKSIMSLDAKMLRSIIEDNSNDLDASSVISVITSIKRESERKESHFFKITLERVSTEKILDIGSVTDYLSMVAPLPFNKEFTSAEEINAFFKKNNFILDEYHVEINGKQIFKPYKNTFQEEKVTSELIGIEFFQVRDDDSELLALGWCGFRNLSNNVLPTTVKERGLRLRKSNIALGDETTLNRFFKIERTNLRFIGELHIISNGFIPNARRDYFNENTTLQTFEKKLTEIFLSENWENRLAQTASQLHNRVQDIKRYQAASQQYEAMKEKGAFEDAAEEKVYVDSMRQSQQKAQKAIKAINKIQQNTEKDKTVAKLYDSIVGQENLAIPDGDDIVLNTYDPPIFRKLKKNEQDVVRDIFTIIEENLKPEDAKKLKRLILEKYN